The Streptomyces sp. NBC_01317 genomic interval GTACCCCGGGCCGGGGTAGGCGGAGGTGAAGACGACACCGGTCGCCTTGACCTCCAGCTCGATGGCCCCGTCGAGCGAGAAGTACCAGGAGAAGCCGTAGTCGTAGTTGCCGACCGTGACGAAGAAGGAGATCACCAGGCGCCGGTTGCGGCGGGACTCCGAGGAGCCGTTCCAGTGGTCGGTGTGCTTCCAGAGGATCCCCGTGTCCTCCTCGTGGACGCAGATGGCCTGCGGGACGATCCGTACCCCGCCCGCGCTGTCGGCGAGGACCGCGTCGAGGTACGTGATGTCGCCGACGCAGTCGCAGCCCAGCTCCAGGGAGTTGGCGAAGCCGCCGAGCAGGTACTCGCCGCAGTCGAAGAAGTTCTGGAACCAGCGCTGCGGGCCGGGGTCGCCGTACGGGACCATCATCTCGGCGACCGAGGCGCGGTAGAGCACCGGGCGCTGCCGGCCGGCGTCGTTGATGCTCACGTTGTGCAGCACCAGCCCCTCCCGCTGGTCGAAGCCGACCTGGAGCGACCAGCCGAGCCAGTCGACGACACCGTTCTCGTCCACGGTGAAGCTGGGGCCCTCGGGCTGGGTGATCTCGATCGGCTTCAGCCCGGCCCGGGGCGGCCGGTCCACCCAGCGGGGGTCGTGGAAGTTGCCGTCCTCCTGGGGCACCGGCAGGTCCACGTGGTCCATCACGTCGAGGACCTCACGGCTGATCACGTCCACGACGACGGTGACGCCGTCCACCGGATGGGCCCAGCCGAGGTCGTCCGGTGTCTTCTGTACGAAGGTGAAGCAGCGCTGGAGGCGGCGCCCGTCCTCGCCCTCCCCCGCCGCACCGGCCGACAGCGGGTTGACGCGCAGTTGGGTGAGGTCCGTCAGACCGCGCCTGCGCATCGCCGCCAACCAGCGCTCGTCGGCGTGCACGATCTCCTCGACCAGCCCGAACTCGGCCAGTACCACGGGGACATGGCCGTCGGTGGCGACGTCCAGCACCCGGGTGGAGACGAGGCGGTCCTCGCCGGGGCAGGCGACGACGTCGTGCGAGAGGCCGGTACGCAGGTCGACCAGCATGACGCGGAAGCGGCGGGGGGCGATCGTACCGGCGAGGAGTTCCCGCTTGTCCTGCTCGGCCAGGCCGAAGTACGAGACGTGCGTGTCGGGGCCGAGCAGGCCCTCCCGCCGGAGCAGGCTCTGGCACGCCGTGATCTCTTCGGGGCGGGGCGAGGCGAGGGCACGGGCCGGCGCCGGTGTGCTGTCGGTGCCGCCGTCGGGGGAAGGAGGTCGCGTTGTTGTGGTCACAGGGGGTCCGCTTCTGCGAAGAGGGTGAGGGGTACGGCGGTTCATGCGCCCGCGTTCCGTGTGAAGGAGGTGCGCAGGCGGTAGCGGTCGCCCGCGTAGCGGATCGAGGAGGAGAGCAGCGGACGCCCGCTCCGGTCACGGACGATCTGGCGCATGTCCAGAACGGGGGTGCCCGGGGCGATGGCGAGGTGCCCGGCGAGCGCCGCGTCGGCGGGGCGCGCCTCGATGGTGGTGTCGGCCTGCGCGAGCTCGAAGCCCAGGCGGGCCATGGTGTCGTACAGCGAACGGGTGGTGAAGTCGACCTCGTCGAAACCGGTGGCGAGGTCGGCGGGGACGAGCGAGTGGTCGACGGCGATCGGCACCCGGTCGAGCAGGCGGACGCGCTCCAGCCGGTACAGCGCGGTGCCGGGGACGATCTGGAAGGCCTCCGCCTCGTCGAAGGTGGCCGGTCCCGGCTCGCACCGCAGCACCCGCGACGTCGGTACGAGCCCCATCCGGCGGGCGGTCTCGGAGAAGGACTCCAGGGTGTTGGGCCACTCCTTGCGCTCCGGGGCGGCGACGTACCAGCCACGGCCCTGGGCGGCGCGCAGCGCGCCCTCCTCGACCAGGGCGGTCAGCGCCTTGCGCAGGGTGACCCGGGAGATGCCGAGCATCCGGCACAGTTCGCGTTCGGGCGGCAGCCGGGAACCGGGCGCGACCTCGCCGAGGGCGATGCGGTTCTCCAGCGCGGACTTCGCCTGGATCCACAACGGCTCCGGGTACGCGCCGGTCAGTTCGGGCGCCGCCGCCGCCGGGCCCGGCCGCTGCGGGCTGCTCTGATCCGTGATCATGCCGGGACCTGGACCCTTTCCCATGTGCCGGAGCGCATCGAGGCGTAGCAGGCGTCGAGTACGTGATTGACGACCACGCCGTCCTCGAAGGTCTCGCGCGGGGTGACCCCCCGGGCGAAGCAGTCGGCGAAGTGCCGCATCTGCTGGCTGAAGCCGTAGGCGCGGGCCTCCTCGGGGACCGGGTGGACCCAGCCGGTGTCGGCGTCGGCCTTCTCGACCAAATAGCCGACGGGGTTCTCGATGAAGCCCCACACCGGGGTCGCGGAGGTGTCGGTGACCAGGCGGCCCGCGCTGCCGACGAGTTCGTGCCGCAGCTGCATCCCGCCCTTCTCGATCCAGGACGACTCCACGGTGGCGAGCTGGCCGCCGGCGAACTTCAGCAGGGCGATCGCCGTGTCCTCGCCGGTGGTCCGGTCGCCGTGGGCGAGGGTGGCGCCCCAGGCGAAGACCTCGGTGACGGGGTTGTCCTTGCCGAAGAAGTGGCGGGCGGACTCGACGGTGTGGCAGCCCATGTCGAGCAGCGCGCCGCCGCCCGCCGTCTCCGCGTCCCAGAAGTGCGGGGCGTGCGGCCCGGAGTGCGCTTCACGGGCCCGCAGGGTGAGCAGGTCGCCGATCGCGCCGGCGGTGACCATCTCGTACGCCTTGGCGATGTTCGGCGAGAAGACCGAACTCTCGGCGTAGCCGTGCCAGACACCGGCCTCGCGGACGACGTCGAGGATCTGCTGCGCCTCGGCGCCGGTACGGGCCAGTGGTTTGGTGCACA includes:
- a CDS encoding primary-amine oxidase, encoding MTTTTRPPSPDGGTDSTPAPARALASPRPEEITACQSLLRREGLLGPDTHVSYFGLAEQDKRELLAGTIAPRRFRVMLVDLRTGLSHDVVACPGEDRLVSTRVLDVATDGHVPVVLAEFGLVEEIVHADERWLAAMRRRGLTDLTQLRVNPLSAGAAGEGEDGRRLQRCFTFVQKTPDDLGWAHPVDGVTVVVDVISREVLDVMDHVDLPVPQEDGNFHDPRWVDRPPRAGLKPIEITQPEGPSFTVDENGVVDWLGWSLQVGFDQREGLVLHNVSINDAGRQRPVLYRASVAEMMVPYGDPGPQRWFQNFFDCGEYLLGGFANSLELGCDCVGDITYLDAVLADSAGGVRIVPQAICVHEEDTGILWKHTDHWNGSSESRRNRRLVISFFVTVGNYDYGFSWYFSLDGAIELEVKATGVVFTSAYPGPGYEFASELAPGLGAPYHQHLFSARLDMAVDGTDNAVDEVEAVRVPRGPRNPTGTGFTQTVTRLRTESGAQRAADNTRNRAWLVTNPSVTNRLGAPVGYLLHPEGKPLLLADESSDIHRRATFATRHLWVTPYAPDENYPAGDLVNMHRGGAGLPEWTAADRDVDNTDIVLWHTFGLTHFPRPEDWPVMPVDSTGFVLKPYGFFDRNPTLDIPASTADHCHPGGHHEHGDHEHGDHDHGKAGA
- a CDS encoding GntR family transcriptional regulator gives rise to the protein MITDQSSPQRPGPAAAAPELTGAYPEPLWIQAKSALENRIALGEVAPGSRLPPERELCRMLGISRVTLRKALTALVEEGALRAAQGRGWYVAAPERKEWPNTLESFSETARRMGLVPTSRVLRCEPGPATFDEAEAFQIVPGTALYRLERVRLLDRVPIAVDHSLVPADLATGFDEVDFTTRSLYDTMARLGFELAQADTTIEARPADAALAGHLAIAPGTPVLDMRQIVRDRSGRPLLSSSIRYAGDRYRLRTSFTRNAGA
- a CDS encoding Gfo/Idh/MocA family protein, which translates into the protein MIGVGLIGSGFIGDTYADALQDARNAALVATCSRDLARATALAATWAPDARAYDDMAALCADPAVDLVVVAVPNEAHLEAVRTVAAAGKGVVCTKPLARTGAEAQQILDVVREAGVWHGYAESSVFSPNIAKAYEMVTAGAIGDLLTLRAREAHSGPHAPHFWDAETAGGGALLDMGCHTVESARHFFGKDNPVTEVFAWGATLAHGDRTTGEDTAIALLKFAGGQLATVESSWIEKGGMQLRHELVGSAGRLVTDTSATPVWGFIENPVGYLVEKADADTGWVHPVPEEARAYGFSQQMRHFADCFARGVTPRETFEDGVVVNHVLDACYASMRSGTWERVQVPA